Proteins from a single region of Butyrivibrio fibrisolvens:
- a CDS encoding C69 family dipeptidase: MPCTTILVGKKASYDGSTMMARNDDSGAGNYTPKKYAVVKPEDQPRKYKSVISGEGIDLPDDPMQYTCVPNAVEGEGIWAASGINAAGVAMTATETITSNERVQGLDPCLDESLKKGGIGEEDLVVLTLPYIKSAREGVVRLGSLLKKYGTYEMNGIGFADKDEIWWLETIGGHHWIAKRVPDEAYVVMPNQMGIDHFDLDDALGAQKDHMCSADMREFIEKGHLDLSISEGFNARYAFGSHEDADHVYNTPRAWYMERYLNPHTYYWDGPTADYRPDSDDLPWSLIPEKKITEEDVKYLLSSHFQGTPYDPYGSYGDPSKRGMFRSIGINRTDFMSLLQIRPDAPAIQWVAFGSNVFNVMVPMYVNINEVPDFLGCTEEKVSTDSMYWNSRLIGALANASYKSSLNIIERYQLKVHGKCHEIINRYDAELKKAKGAAAVKISEKANAETAKMVEEETSKVLSSVLKEACNVMKNSYARSDA; the protein is encoded by the coding sequence ATGCCTTGTACAACGATACTTGTAGGAAAAAAAGCTTCTTATGATGGCTCGACCATGATGGCCAGAAACGACGACTCAGGTGCGGGTAACTACACCCCCAAGAAATACGCCGTTGTAAAGCCAGAAGATCAGCCAAGAAAATATAAATCCGTTATATCCGGAGAGGGGATCGACCTTCCGGATGACCCGATGCAGTATACATGCGTTCCCAACGCCGTTGAAGGCGAAGGAATCTGGGCAGCAAGCGGTATAAATGCTGCCGGAGTAGCTATGACAGCTACAGAGACCATCACTTCAAATGAAAGAGTTCAGGGTCTTGATCCATGTCTTGATGAGTCCCTCAAAAAAGGCGGAATCGGTGAAGAGGACCTTGTGGTTCTGACACTTCCATATATAAAGAGTGCAAGAGAAGGTGTTGTCCGTCTTGGATCACTTCTCAAAAAATACGGAACTTATGAAATGAATGGTATCGGCTTTGCTGATAAGGATGAGATCTGGTGGCTTGAAACCATAGGCGGTCATCACTGGATAGCAAAAAGAGTTCCGGATGAAGCTTATGTTGTAATGCCCAATCAGATGGGAATTGACCATTTCGACCTTGATGATGCACTTGGCGCTCAGAAAGATCACATGTGCTCAGCCGATATGAGAGAGTTCATAGAAAAAGGTCACCTTGATCTGTCTATCTCAGAAGGCTTCAATGCAAGATATGCATTTGGTTCACATGAAGATGCTGACCATGTATATAACACACCAAGAGCATGGTACATGGAGAGATATTTAAATCCTCATACCTATTACTGGGATGGCCCTACAGCTGACTATAGACCTGATTCTGACGATCTTCCATGGTCACTTATCCCTGAGAAAAAGATCACTGAAGAGGATGTTAAGTACCTTCTTTCAAGTCACTTCCAGGGAACACCTTATGATCCATACGGAAGCTACGGAGATCCTTCAAAGCGCGGCATGTTCCGTTCAATTGGTATAAACCGTACAGACTTTATGTCGCTTCTTCAGATAAGACCTGATGCTCCTGCAATTCAGTGGGTAGCATTTGGATCAAACGTATTTAACGTAATGGTTCCTATGTACGTTAATATAAATGAAGTACCTGATTTCCTTGGATGTACAGAGGAAAAAGTTTCTACAGATTCTATGTACTGGAATAGCAGACTTATCGGAGCTCTTGCTAACGCTTCATATAAGTCAAGCCTTAATATTATTGAAAGATACCAGCTCAAGGTTCATGGTAAGTGCCATGAGATCATTAACCGCTATGATGCTGAGCTTAAGAAGGCAAAAGGCGCTGCAGCTGTAAAGATAAGTGAAAAAGCTAATGCAGAAACAGCAAAGATGGTAGAGGAAGAGACTTCCAAGGTTCTTTCATCTGTTTTAAAAGAAGCATGTAATGTAATGAAGAATTCTTATGCAAGATCGGATGCATAA